GTACAGACAAACggtggacagagagagagagttaagtCAGGAACAGATGAGATCATAATTCCTTACAGTGCACCTGTCAACACAAATAATCAGTCTCTTTGCATGTCTTGCAATAAACCCGTTACCAGTGGGGACACTGACTATTTTGTCAGATATTTTAGTTCCTTTCTGTAAAGTCCTTTTCACAAAGTGAGCCGACAGCCACCTGGACGCTTTCAGGGTTTGATTCACTTTACTTACACTTACCAGGGGCTTTAGATATTAGCTTCTCTACACTATAATTTGCACCCACATTGTCTCAGTCCTgtacacagcaaacaacacaCGAGCTGACCAgagcaatgttttatttagcGAGGTACAAAGGGACATAACCTGAAATACAACGAGAAGGGAATCAAGTAAGAGTGATTCCCCTTTGCATTGGTCGGTTACAAAGGTTGACTGACAGATGGCTGCTGACTGGAAATGACATGGAAAAACTgaagagagacaaaagaaagtTAGTATTAGGTAGAATTTCGTCTTAATAATTATATCTTCCTTTTTACTTAGTTCCTTTCACCGGAAACTCCTTACACTGTCTCTACTGTTTACTGCACTGTGTTGCCCTAAAAGTTTCCAAAGGTCCATTTTCTCGCTGGGCATATTTTTTCGGAAGAAAAAGTGACATGGGCTGTAATAATACCACCGCATTCCCCTGTCTTTTTCAATCACCCTCATCAGCACTCCAAAAAAAGGGCGAACATTGGAGAAAAATTCAAAGAGAAGATGACACGTGCTTTGCAGTcttttctgtcaaaaacaaaacacaccaacaacaacaaaaaaaaatggttaggAAAATATTCTTATCAGACGTGATACCCTTGACCCATCTGTGTCAACACacgaaagaaaataagatttgGTGTGAAAGATAGTGGTGTGTATTTTGTACTGTTGTTATGGTTTTCAACAAGTTTCATTCATACTTTATAGAAAACTATTCTGGGTTAATACCAGCACGTGTTGAATTATCGaattcaaatttattatttgacTCCTGAAATGTTGAAGtttaattattgtctttttaatttattccttttgtAAAAAGTGTCAGTGTaccattttttcctctttctgcCTTTTCATCTCTcagagagcgaaagaaagacacaacaaaaaaagagagaaagaggtatacacataaaaagagggagaaagatgTGGATCAGATGGACTCGAGGTAACTggttattttaaatgcaaataagAGCAAATTCAACAGAAGTAATCGCCCTTTAAAATACTCACGGCATTCCTTACGTGCGACTACGGAGCAGTTTAGtggattaaaaattttatagtagttcattctgattatttttgttcGCAAATTAGAGTGCATGGTCTGCAGTAAACACTTCCAGGTTCTGACACAATCTACTTCCATTTTCCTCCATTTACATCGTCACTCTTCATTAAAAGACAACGACAGATTAGAGTTTATGTCATTCATTcatctttaaacaaataaagggACACAACTAGAGCACATGAGGTAGGGAGATAATACAGGATTACGTGTGCAACAAATAACAGTGAGTTACATCATGAATCTGTATGGCTCAAAgacgatttttttaattaactcctagaacgacagaacagcttccggtttagcgaaCGACGACAGTGGCTGTGTCAGCAGAGTCTgcgagagtaacaacaataaataaacaggcaGGAGGTGGTGTATACTGCAGGTGGAAGGATGCTACTGTGCAAGTGTTAAACTTttcggtttgttttttttagcttcCGCGGGCAAGTATATCGAAAGAGCAGGAGAAGTGGTGAGCGGCTCTCATGCTGCAGGCCGTTCAGACAAATGCTTCAGTCCATTGAGAGCCAAGACTTGTTTGAAGAGCTTATCTGTTGTCTGTgtgctgaaaacaaaaccacagttgttttgtaaataagTTTCACACTTTTACACTCACTCTAGACTATTAGACTAGTGTCGATAACGCTTTGCTTTAAAGCAATTGTCAACTAATGGTAGAATTAATACCAGTTTCTTGTGTGGTTCAATTACCATCATAATCAATATTAAAGTACTTTAACAGCACAAAGGTCTGGTGGGAAGAAAATCCAGGCTTTATTGCCCCAGGATGCACAATCTCAACAGGCACATTGAAGTAATGGGCGACAGTTACGCCCTGTCtgcaaaattttctgaaataaaggaaataattattttaattatgataAAAGACAGTGCcatcattaaataaatatcGAACAAGAAATTGTTTAACAAAATATCAGTCACAACCTTTCGCTAACAAGATGATATTGTAAGAAACGACTTACGGGTATGTAGAAATCCTTGTTTCAGGTCGCACAGtcgtgaaataaaaacaagaagtgATTAAGCGCTGATAATTACTGCCGTTAAGTAGTCGGTAGTCGGACCTGACGGCGGTTGTtttcaagggagacaatgcGTGTTGGGACCTGTAAGCGATGTCGGCAAAAGAGGTTCGATAATAAAAAGTGAGGTGCGCAAGGAACTGGTTGACGACATCATAGCATCATCTagagatgataataataagtaCCTTTGCATAAGTTTCTCACTGTGGCATTGGCAGCGGCAAGGTTTTCCTTTATTGTTGTCAATAAACAGGCTTCGGCCTCTTGTGCCAAACACTCGGTGGCATGGATTAGAATTCTGTTGATGGGGATTTTTATGATTTAGAAGTTTGAAAAAATTCACAGCTTAGATACAGGTAAGGATAGGGAAACATCTCATCGGGTTAGAATACTTTGCATGCAAATCCAAACTGCATGGAAATCGCATTTCTTGCTAACAAAATGTGACATTGTGAACTACGTGTTcgaatatttaactttaaagattgttttattgttttacccTGTCATGGGtattgagatatatatatatctcacaacTCCTATCTAGTGGTTTGGCTTtcttgtttgatgatgatgatgatgatgattgatgatgatgattgatgattgatgatgatgatgattgatgatgatgattgatgatgattgatggatgatgattgatggatgatgatgattgatggatgatgattgatgatgatgatgattgatgatgatgatgatgatgatgatgatgatgtatacTGAATAGTGCACTATTTGGTGCTACCGTCTCactcattttttaatgaaagaaagttaatgggacagacagacagacaggaaaagaAGGGAGACAATGAATGACCGCAAGAACAGATCAATGTAAAacattgtgttttctttccttacAATCTACATCACTGTGTTATATTTCCTTACCTGCACCATGTACTGGGAGTAAGTATGGCCGCTCCGACTTCTGCAGCGGAAAGCGAGACAGAGACCAGTGTCTCCAAGTCACCAAGACTGACCCCCTGCACCAGCTGTGCTTTGTAAACACACGTCCTGACATTTGGACAGGACGAAGTCTTGGTCGTGTTTTGctcaaaaacttaaaataacaaTCAAACCTGGTCATTCCCAGTAATACTGATAAGTAAATCACTAAATTCATCgtttaaatacaaacaaaaatatattataaatcaGACAGCTAAAAGCCAGcaacatcaagaaaaaatgtcGTGAAGTCTTGTATTTGTTGCCTAATAGTTCGACAGATTTGGTGAGCAGCgaggagaaataaatattttaaagcaaatattAAATGCAATGCGAGTCTCAAGATgatgctgtgtgtttgtttacctgtacaAACCGCCTCGTAGCTTTTTACAACTCTCTGCCATTTGTGACTGAGGCTGTCACTACATGAACTGGTGTTTCTAGAGAGACACTGGAACCGCGGCACTAGAATCCtagtaaaattacttttatgaaataatatCTGTGTAACAATTTAACTTAAACATGTACAAATAATAGAAACTGATGATTgcaatagtttattttattgaataacTTATTAACGAACATTCACAATTTTGCGAAAGTGTTGTTATGATTTTGAGAAAACTTCTTAGACTATTAATTGCATCTTGCCTGCAGGAATGGCTAGTCAATTCCTCAACAGCAGAATACAGTCTTTCAAAGAGGTAGTCTCCCTGCTCTTGAGCATCCATCCAACAAGAAAAAGCACCGGGACACTCtggttacaaatattttctttacagaCAATAACACTACAAACGTAAACATTAGTATTATTTAGTAACATGCGGAATGAATTTTCTAGATTGTATCTGAATAGGTAATGATGAAATATATCAGCCTGTATATAAGAGAAGAGATaagaaaattattcttaaatatCAGACAGAATCTCAGATCGCATGCTGCTACAGCAACAGctaatacaacaaacaaatgagcAACCTCTATGGCCACTATTTTAACAGCTTTAATAACAACGGCTACTATAACAGtgactaaaaaacaaaaacttgaaaaaaaaaatgtattgtaatTTTAGgtgtaatctttttttttttcttcgcattCAGTTTCTAAAAAGACATAATGTGAATGACTCTgtgattagagaaaaaaaaatcagacctGTTAAGCACGCTCCTTCGgtcattttaaatgtaatgCTTAGTGACTGCCATTCTTTTGTATCTTTATCACAGTAGTTTATTGCCCCTGCGCAGTCCCTGTAAGTGTTAATGTTCTTGCTGGGAACAGAAACAATGTTAGCTGAGCATCAGAAAGAAATAAGCAATTTGTAAAAGATTTATATacactgaaatttatttttcaaataattaggCTATTCTTTGCACCAGAtactatttacaaaaatgtgagTTCAAACTATCCTCCCTTTTGACATAGACCTCCGAACATTACCGAGACTTATAGAGGTTAGTAACAGAGACATActtattttggaaaaaatgcGCTCAATGGGAAAAGGAAGACCGAATGTTAATAGGACATATCTTAGGACGATCGTGACATCAAGGATTTgaactctttttctgtttggtcGTACTTGTAGACCTTTCTCTCGAGACAATAATTATGTTGGAGGGAGAAagttttaaattgatttttttttttgtgctttcacAGAACCCAAACCATTTggcaaaaacataaaaataaactaaactttccCCCTTCACTAGATCCTTAACCAAATCGTGGAGAGGTGAATGTCGCAGATGTAACACCTACTGCCACTTTGTGTAAAGTCATCTCTTTAGTAGCACCTTCAATATGTAagcttaaataaaattaagtagTGTGCACGTGAAAACTTCTCTTCAATACAAACCACATGTTGTCGGCGTCCAGGAGGTCGGCAGTACACGCGCACTTCACGAGCTCCACTGCACACAGGTTGTCTACACAGAGACGTTGAGGTGAACAGTTTTTGAGAAATTCTTAAGAAAGGAAACTCAATGTAAAATTTGTTATAATATcccttttcctcttttgtttgtgtgtcttttcaTTCTCACTTCTTATTGAGAAATACCTCAATAAGAGAAATACTTTTGCATCTATATGTGAGGTTACCTTTTGAACAAGGGTCCGTGTAAGACTCTTTAAGGCTCATTAGTTCACTTCTGGTTTCATGATCGTCCTCACACAGTTTAATAAACAAAGTATTGTTGACACAAGTGCTCAGATTCTGAAAGGAACTGTTagcataaatgaaaataaattaaatatttccttgtgtcatgaaaatattgattaattaattttgttcttagAGATCCAAAACAAaggcaaagagaaaaaacacaaaaaagaaaaaagaagatgaaaaatggAGTCAACATATCGTGcacgcatatgtgtgtgtgtgggtgtgtgtgtttggacatttgtgagagaaaataaactttttgtatTACTGAAAGTAGCCATGAGTACAAACTAATGAAAATTAACTAAAGAAAGGATGAAATGATTGAGAAGGAGAGAACATACAGCAATAAAGATGAtggataaaaacaaacatacaaatgagCAGCAAATGCAATAAgccaaagaaagagaagaagcagGGAACTGAATACAAGGACACGAACAGGTCAGGTCAATCACGTGCACGTATTTTCCAGAGATTCAATGACATGACACTGGACTAAACGGATTGACTGGCGGATTCGGACACCAAAATGTACATCTGACTTTAGAGATGAATTGCAGGAGTGAAGAAGCATGCTGCAGTTATGTCCAGCGTCAGTgtctgaaaaacaaacaataatctGCTATtatcctttctttattttaataaaatataactatGAAAAAAAGAGTTGATTTCCTCTTTCACcaaaagattgtttttattatagaaAGTGGAACTTCTAGCCCGTTAATCTCTCCTTTAAATTGCTACACATCGGCGCCACCTGCTTTAGCCGATTCAACATGGTAGGCatggaacaaactgcacaatTAGccatctaaaaatatatatattaatgcatggttttagtaaattttaaatttttaaatagatgACTTTGAATGAGAGATTGAAagtggtgtgtacagtgtaTGGGAGTTGCTATAAAGTTAAAGAGGGTACCGATATGCGTGAGCAGGGTGTTCGACCCCCCAAAGACCAAGCAAACTGTAATGTAAGCTGTTTACTCGGAGTACTGACTGTCGTAAGACCTTTCCTACCACGGGCTCCGACTGACATAGTCCCAAACGAGATACAAATGCTGTTTCTCTATATTTTCTAAGCAATtttgatgtttgcttttttttctaaaactggTGCGGATCGCTTagttattttttcagaaacagtGTTATGAACTGGAACTGTAATTGTTCTCCCACTAAGAATGTGCCTTCCAGTGGATCCCATGTTCTTCCAACGACCTTTGTGGCCTCAGTGGAGTTATCAAGTGTCCACTCCTACGATGTTTTCCCACTCAGGACACTTTGGGTTCAGGATTATGCTGCTGTGGTTACTTTGTGTTATTCTGCTTAATTAACCGCTTTTACCGAGTGTTGGAAGTGATTGGATCCCAGATGTATGTGCACCTGTAGTCGTTCGCGGAAGTGCAGTGTACCATGTTGGTCTGCTGGTCCACCAGCAGCGGTAGatgcattaaaaatagaaaatttcctTAAGGCCAAGCACCTGGGtaaaaattgtcgaaaattttaagatttagccattttgagattatggcatattgtgaaagttcaaagtctgttctattcactcaccgagtggattttcataaaacaatctagaaatatgtctattttgtcaataaaaacacctacttctatcctatttacttttcccgagcgcagaattagcgagaatagagaatgtttgggacatagcaacacactcgaCCACGTGCGAAACATCGTCACATCGCATACCGGACGAAAGGTCACTGAAtgaactttcaaacaaaggctgtgtCAAAACCCATAGAAGGCCCCACGCTATGATAcgagctcttttctagacgacacaaagggtcggaaatttccttatatggatgcatgcgtaacatacttagcatatagccaatcagaattcactaacgccgacctcgacgtggtcataggtcacacgaacactCTTCGGCAGTgttcgggtatcccacaaggcaactgtcatggcctccggatgtaaacaaTCTCCAGAGTAACTCAAAGCTAATGCTGGggtattttctttctgggacattaacgttaatattaaatgttcattgtgcctgtcagacgctcatttcttctcaaaataccacgtgcgaaagaataaaaaccacgtggacattctgaGACCGTCGTAGcggctgaaaaaaatgtaacttagtgaactgaattcggctgtcgaaatcacaatcagtcatgtggtaagcgagctgaaaataaagcgaagttttaatttctgctgcaaatcttggtagtaatcaggactagatgcgaacatttacacatttgagtgaacttgcaatgctagttatttatgtactttgtcaggaatgtaaggaaacagctttgcacagataacaaaggttgggtgggggttggattgtcttactccaaccaaatgtcacaaacagaatgtgaagacaattatgtatagcattcctaacaaacagaatgaaaactgctatctagtcaagtttgtagccattcagtgtctagacagcacatcattgtcagagccctaaaaggccagacagctggtgcttttcccataaatttttgccaaaaaaaaaaaaaagaaaccacctagccacaaaaatcaaccatcttaatccatgtgactacagatcataaaaattcataaaataatcctagcatacagaggaacagaacatgagcagctgctcaaattctggTGTACtcaatgatgtatctctagatttcatgaacagttattcttcttattcctattcgcccccagtgagCATATAGGGCCGCAAGAATAGGTTATACTCTGCTacagcttttgaaataatttctttaatgaaagaattatattttgatgttcatctcatcactctgcaactgaaggctaagaaagatgagagtgtttcctactaatgctgctacttcagtagatgcttacaaaaattgaaagcaacATGTGAGAcaacatcactaaatgttagatagcaaaagaccatagatggcataaaaccatgaagctagtggacactgaacttctatataactatctaaacctataactgtgttgctcaatatTTGCAAACaccaatgtttttattactgtgtacttctctgaagcctggtcagcattTGGGTACaaaacacaaccatgttgactttactaaaagtgaacaaaataattaattttattagtaatattaaagttatgtgtagtaacacattgaaagatggttatagtttttattcaacaggtaaattacatgaaaggcttagataaaacaaagctactaagcttgatatttctgctcgcgctttttccgttccttgtttatgttacagtttgtttacttataaaccctataactttatattaacatgtgctacaggcttaaaatttggttgaaggtttctttatacatatctaaacatatccatgagagcttttaaaaaaactaattagtggtttagtagttatctaagcttttagtttgttttcccttgccctttttcagtttcttgttttggtaagcttgttagttcaaaagcttgtaaattaacattgacatgtgatatagtcatgaaattcggttgagagtttctttatatacatgtcaacatttaatGAGGgcgctttttaaaaatatttagtagtttagtagttactaaatttcagtttttctttcctcgttttc
This is a stretch of genomic DNA from Pomacea canaliculata isolate SZHN2017 linkage group LG3, ASM307304v1, whole genome shotgun sequence. It encodes these proteins:
- the LOC112559729 gene encoding uncharacterized protein LOC112559729 isoform X1 translates to MEEKADFCFLNSTQRKQAAALKTTLDELCEDTDAGHNCSMLLHSCNSSLKSDVHFGVRIRQSIRLVQCHVIESLENTCTSFQNLSTCVNNTLFIKLCEDDHETRSELMSLKESYTDPCSKDNLCAVELVKCACTADLLDADNMCKNINTYRDCAGAINYCDKDTKEWQSLSITFKMTEGACLTECPGAFSCWMDAQEQGDYLFERLYSAVEELTSHSCRILVPRFQCLSRNTSSCSDSLSHKWQRVVKSYEAVCTVFEQNTTKTSSCPNVRTCVYKAQLVQGVSLGDLETLVSVSLSAAEVGAAILTPSTWCRILIHATECLAQEAEACLLTTIKENLAAANATVRNLCKEQVSKFCQAKPEFFFS